A region of Bacteroidota bacterium DNA encodes the following proteins:
- a CDS encoding DJ-1/PfpI family protein yields the protein MLRLFPLVVALVLTGCATNADTPADDGAALALPDSLPEITPENHDAVMVDLFGEATHGIETIGILVYDGVNDLDALGPRYVLGQLMGVNLQLISIEPGTITTVMGTELVPNTTIAEVDSLDLLVIPGGFRGTIDATYDEPLHDWIRRVDATTTYTAAVCTGVWVLGATGLLEGRNATTNWYRAEEMMARYGATFTDERYTNDGKYWTAAGVTAGMDMSLALMNEVAGAAYTQAVMLDMEYDPAPPISGGSPEATDPGVFNMMKAMYDMGVQTRLDSLDARAAGGKTDA from the coding sequence ATGCTCCGACTCTTTCCTCTCGTGGTTGCCCTCGTGTTGACGGGGTGCGCGACCAACGCCGACACGCCTGCTGACGACGGCGCAGCGCTCGCGCTGCCCGACAGCCTCCCTGAGATCACGCCCGAGAACCACGACGCGGTGATGGTCGACCTCTTCGGCGAAGCGACGCACGGCATCGAGACCATCGGCATCCTTGTCTACGACGGCGTCAACGACCTCGACGCGCTCGGACCGCGCTACGTCCTCGGCCAACTGATGGGCGTGAACCTGCAGCTCATCAGCATCGAGCCGGGCACGATCACAACCGTGATGGGCACCGAACTCGTCCCGAACACGACCATCGCCGAAGTCGACTCGCTCGACCTGCTCGTCATCCCCGGCGGATTTCGCGGCACGATCGACGCGACCTACGACGAGCCACTCCACGACTGGATCCGCCGCGTCGACGCGACGACGACCTACACCGCTGCCGTCTGCACCGGCGTCTGGGTCCTGGGCGCCACGGGCCTCCTTGAAGGGCGAAACGCGACGACGAACTGGTACCGCGCGGAGGAAATGATGGCGCGCTACGGCGCGACGTTCACCGACGAGCGCTACACCAACGACGGGAAATACTGGACCGCTGCGGGCGTAACGGCGGGCATGGACATGAGCCTCGCGCTGATGAACGAGGTCGCGGGCGCGGCCTACACGCAGGCCGTGATGCTCGACATGGAGTATGACCCTGCTCCACCGATTTCCGGCGGCAGTCCTGAGGCGACCGATCCGGGTGTGTTCAACATGATGAAGGCGATGTACGACATGGGCGTGCAGACGCGCCTCGACAGCCTAGACGCCCGCGCTGCGGGAGGTAAAACCGATGCCTAA
- a CDS encoding DUF2911 domain-containing protein, giving the protein MPKSILPLLLFVALSARAQHAPAAAPDVVETFVVEGFRLGDEVPAGSAVGRAGLRYADGGYVHVVHGKPYVRGRQVYGGLVGYGAVWAAGAHRATELVTTVPLAFGDTRIEPGAYSLFVTPGSDQWTLHVNRALGMHLADEYDPALDVVTVEVPPEVLATPVEGLTWSFADDGTALRLAWADAAIAVPFQRAAP; this is encoded by the coding sequence ATGCCTAAATCTATCCTGCCCCTTCTCCTGTTCGTAGCCCTATCTGCACGCGCGCAACATGCACCCGCCGCTGCCCCCGACGTCGTCGAAACATTCGTTGTGGAGGGCTTCCGGCTGGGCGACGAGGTCCCGGCGGGGAGCGCCGTCGGGCGGGCCGGGCTGCGCTACGCCGACGGCGGCTACGTCCACGTGGTCCACGGCAAGCCCTACGTGCGCGGGCGGCAGGTCTACGGCGGCCTCGTCGGCTACGGGGCCGTCTGGGCGGCGGGCGCGCACCGCGCCACCGAACTGGTGACCACGGTGCCCCTCGCGTTCGGCGACACGCGCATCGAGCCGGGAGCCTACAGCCTCTTCGTGACGCCGGGCTCAGACCAGTGGACGCTCCACGTCAACCGCGCGCTGGGCATGCACCTCGCCGACGAGTACGACCCCGCGCTCGACGTTGTCACCGTCGAGGTCCCACCCGAGGTGCTGGCAACACCCGTTGAGGGCCTCACGTGGTCGTTCGCCGACGACGGCACGGCGCTACGGCTCGCCTGGGCCGACGCGGCCATCGCGGTCCCGTTCCAGCGCGCCGCCCCCTGA